In the genome of Bremerella sp. P1, the window TTAGGTGCAATCGCGAGGATTATGGGATTAACTTCCTATCCTCTTCCGGTTGCAAAATAACGAGCACCTTATTTTTTGGGACAAGCGTTCAGCCGAACTGGCTTCTGAGAAGATCTAATACCTCGTTTAGTTCACCGGCGATTCCCAAGCTCTCCTGAATCTCTTCGTTGGATGCTCCAGAGTCCATCCGTTGGCTTATATCGATCATCAAGTCCAGAAGTTCCTCGTTCGCCCTACCGACTTCCAAGCTCAGCCCACTGATAATTCCCTGTGTGCCTTCCGATGGCGATAAGACGGATTCGGGTACCTCACGAGACGCTCGGTTTCGCAAAGGTCGCCTTCTCGCGATACGGCCCAAGGCCTCAACGCTACTCTGCGACAATTTCACGATCCCCATGAAACGAACCCACATTGCAGGCGAGTACTGGTAACCCGTAATTAGCTCAAAGGCTCGGCGGTAACGACTATTGGCATTCGCATCGTCTATGCCCAGGGTTTCTGCGACTTCTCGAAGCGTTTGCTCTCGGTCAGCGAAATATGTCCCCTTCTCCCAGCCTTCACGGGCATCCCAGACCTGCAAATATTCGACGTATTTATCGGAACGATCACGCCCCATATTAATGGCTAGACGATCCCGCCATTCGCTCAGCAACAAATCCACATCACGTTTGACGATTCCATTGGCCATTCGCGGATTGATCGTTACGAGCGGTTCCGGGAACGCATTGTCCAGGGGTTCACCAATTCTTTGAAGACTTAGTAGTGCCTCCATTCGTTGTTCGACTTCATCGTCTTTGCTTTCCATTGCATCGAGCATGCTCTGCATAATTTGCCGGAACTCTTCCGGCTTTAGAACCACCAGCAGACGAGAAATCATTCCACGGATTGTCAACGGTGAAATCGCCCCACTTCGCCAGCTATTGCTACTCCCTTGGTCACCCAACTCATCGAACTCAAGACTTGGGTCAGGCGCTGCTCCCGAAACGCCAACAGCGTTGACAATTACAGCCGCAATCGGGCGAACCACCTCTTCTTGAGCCGTCGCGTTCAGCACCGCTGCAAAGAATTCGCCAGCTGGCTCCCAAAAGCTTACGTAGGCGGGATGCCGCCGTGTCACCTCCCAGCGGAACTCGACGGGCAGCGATTGGATCTGGCCCTTGGGACGCGGCAAAAAGAAATAGGGGTACTCTTCAAAGTCGTTAGGTCCATTTGCCACTTTGACACTCTCCCTACTTCAATCGATTCGTTTCTGGCGGAGACAGGATAGTTAACCCAGTCCATCAAGTATTTATGACGCAAAATGCTCCAAAATTTAGGTGCAAGCCGTCCCAGCAGGTTTCGTGAAATCCCGGATTCTCTCGAAGTTACCCCACCAATTGCTAACCAATCCCATCAAGTATTATGACGCAGAAACGCCTCGAATTTAGCTCACAGCGTTCCAATAGCTAACCGCCCGCTTCGCCGACTCTTCTCCTCCCTTATTTTTCTTATTATGCCGCATTTCGGCCCGGAATTTAGCATCCCAATCCACCCGAGACAGGATGCCTTAACCTGCCTCACTCACCTTGCTCCTTGAGCGATGTGAAATTGGGCTCACGTACAACTGTCACAGCTTACAGCCAAGCCGTTCCACCCTCTTGAGCGAGATCGAAAATGGCTCTGACTACGGCCGTCATGATGTGCAAAAAACTTAGAGTGCATGGCTAAAATCGACTGCCAGAAGCTTCGCTAAAGATGGGACCCAGAATTAAGGCAATCACAAGGGATGTCGTGCCGGAGATACTTACCCATGTGTTTGGCACCGATGAGTCTCCACTCATTACGCAATTGACCTGCCCCCCTTAAGATCATTTGCAGTATCCCCATCTGAACTTAATCCTTGAAAGGTAGACCATGCCACCCAATGCAAGTATACTGGCAGCGTACAATATCGACGGCCATTGATGGTTTCAAGCTGACTGTACGCTTGAAAAGCAACCGTACAGCGTGTGAAAGACGATTCTAAGGGGGCAAGGATCGCGTGGAAAACGATTATTTATCACCGCTTGAAGGTGCTACTTCGACGAATTATTACTCGTGGCTCGATCTAGCCACTTGCGAGGATGACCTTAAACAAATCAGGCAGGCCCTTCGCCAGAAGCAGGCGCAACTCGCCGCTCTTCATTCAAATGGCCCATCGGAACAAGCGGAACGCCACAAGCTGAAACAAGCAGCAGAGATTTTACTGAATTCCAAACGCAAGGCGGATTACGACAGCACAATCGCTCTGGAACTGAAACCGCAGGAGGAAAGCGAACCAGCGTTCCTTGAAACCCCCAAGCTCGCAGGTTCATTACCTCCCCTCCCTCAGACAGTTTCTTCGGTTCCGCCACCGGCTCCCAATAAGCCAAGCAGTCAATTAAGCCAAGACCAAATTCGCTGGATCGGTATCGCTTGTGTGCTGATCCTTCTTGTTAGCGTATTAGTAGTTCCCTTTCTCTTATCCTCAGACAAAGCCTCAGAAGAGGTTGCTTCAGACGCCTCCCAAGACGTCGGAAGTGCTTCGACGGATGTGGGCAAGCCCGATGGATCCTCTGTACCATCGGAAGCGGCTTCTCCACCCTATGCTGAATCCGCAGAATCGACCGAAACCTTCACGGAGAATGCCTCCCCTTCGGAGTCTTCCGAGGTAGCGTATGAAACCTCATCTCCTTCGGAATCCGAACCGCCGGAAATGGGAATTCCATCGACTGCCCCCGAAGAAAGTACAGACGGCCAAGTTTCTCCCATGGAGTCACCAACACCTCCAAAGACTTCGATGGACTTCCCTGAAGCCGAATTCTTAGCAGAAATCAACTTGCCACAGTTGCCTAGCGCGGAAGTGCCCAAGCCTGAGCCCGTGGAAATCGGCAAGGTGAATGAATCTGCTCAAAAAGAGTTATCCATGCGGCTCGATAGTGGAGCTTGCGACTTAGAACGTCTCTATCGTTTCGAGCTCATACCAGTCTCGACATCAGAATCACCCTCTTGGCATGTCATCGTTGCCGTTGATGATTCTTCCTCGAAAGCCCTCGGTGTTCCAAGCAATTACCGTCCACTGGAAGAGCCTGTAGCGAGATTCTTCGTCGAGTCTGATGGAAGTATCAAGTTTGAATGGAACCCGTCTGTGAAGTATCCAGCGGTCGAGCAGCTCCGAAATGCGAGGCTACTGATTTCGGCCGCTACGAAGACTCATATCGTTGCCCTGAGAAAAGCAGTTCGCCGTGAAGGGCACGTGATTGCCCTGGAAGACACGGTGGACGAATACCAGATTCATCTACCGGCATTGCCGGCGCCGGAAAATATCTTTCTCCAGCTGACTCAGACAGACAACATTGCATTGCCCGTTGAAATTGAACCCGATTCAAGACGCATTAATCCCAATGAGCCAGCGACCGTTACACTTGGCGCTCCGGAAGATACCGTCAAGGCACAATTTCGCGTGGCACTTAAAGTCGAGGACAGAAATGACCTGACTATTACGATCGTACCGCGTTATTTCAGCAATGACCGATGGAATGAGTTCACGGACGAGAATGTCACGAATACGATTAATCGACTGCAGCGCGCTATCAGCGATGGAAAACGAGAAGCACAAGAGAGCTTGCAAGCAATTAGCGCACTGGAAAGGCAAATCGCTTCGCTGAGCAATCGTCGGCCAGCAAATGTCCAGGAAGCAGGAGCCATTTCGCGGGCACTCGGTCAGGCTAAGTCTGAGCACAAATCGCACGTAAGCAAGGTCAAGCGCCGAAGTAATCAAGTCCCTGCTTCCTATGCCGCGTTGGCTTTGCTCTACCGTGTTGCGGCCATGGGCCAATCGCTTAACAACAACGCTCAGTTGCGGTATCGGGTGTTTGCCGTTGGAAGTACAGGCGAAGTTGACTTAATCGTGGCAGACTCCACTCCTCCCTCAACTTCTTCGACTGGAGGCTTCCAAATTCCCAATCGCTTCTCGAGCCCGATTGGCGACTGGATTCTATTCTCAAAGCCGCCTATGCGCTACGAGTTTCTCTCGGGAGGCTCATTTCAAGTCCGTGATTTTATTTCCAACAAGGTAACGGCTAGTGGTCGTTGGACCCAAAACGAAAGTCAAATCACTTTAGAGGCGCAAGGAAGAAGCGTCGTTTATGACCTGAAGGATGGCGTTGAGATGCGGAGTGACGACGGGATTGGTCTATTCCGGCAAATCGATGCTCCTTGAAATAAACACTAGAAAATTTCACGAAGAATATTTTTAGCCTCATTTTACGCCCGCCTGCTTATTGATTGTTTGCACGTTACATCTCGCCCGCCTGCCCACCATCATTACTGAGCATCTGATGTTAACCACAACTCTTAAAAGTTCGACCTACTTTGTTCTTGGTTTGATTCTACTGACGAGCGTTGCGGGATGCTCCGGCTGTCAGCAGCAAACTACAGTTGAGTCCACATCGACTGAGGACGCAGCAAAAGACTCTTCGGAAACCTCGAATTCAGCGGAGGAGTCTACCCAAGCGTCCGTAGAGGACTCGGAGACACCCAGTGAAACCGAGGAAACTAAACCGACAATTAATGAGTCAGAGATGAATGCAGAAACATCGCCCAACGCATCTCAAAAAGTTGGTGAAATGCAGACTGCTCGCAGCGAGTCCGAGAACAACACCCCTAGTCCCCCTACATCTGCCGCGGCGATGAGCGCCAGCCAGGCGCTTGCCCAAGCTGAAGAATTATACACGTCGGCAAGATCGGGCGATCAGGGTCCTGGAGAAGCATTTCAAAACGCTTCCAAGGCCTGGGAATTGTTGAATCAACATCCGGACCATGCGGAGTGCCAAGCCATGGCAGCCGAGATATCTAAGTCTCTTGGTGCGATGGCGACCAAGGCTAATCAGAAGTACCACACCGAGCTCTCCGGGGATCCAGTGCTCATCGAAAAATAGCAGTTCGACGTGAAATGACAAACTTATGAAGAACATCGGCGAAGAAATTAAGTCAGGCCTTCGAGCAAAAATAACTTGCCCGTATTGCTGGAATCATTTCGCACCAGAGAACGTGCTCTGGGTGTCTGAGCACAACGAGTTGCTTGATGATCTAAGGTTGGGACAAGACTTTCAACAGCGTTTTCTACCAACGCGTTTCACGGTCAATGGCGAAGCCTTGGACGCCAAGGGATTTCCATGTCATCAGTTGGCGTGTCCCAACTGCCACCTGGTTGTGCCCCGATCCCTACTAGAAATGAAGCCTCATTTCTTGTCGATCTTCGGCGCACCCGGAAGTGGGAAGTCCTATTTCCTCGCGTCCATGACATGGGAACTTCGAAAAGTTTTAGGCACTAGTTTTGCCATCTCCTTTTCTGATGCCGATCCAACGCTCAACGCCCGCCTGACGAACTATGAAGAGCATCTCTTCGTGAACGCGCATCCTGATACGCTCACTCCACTCAGAGAATTGATCGATAAGACAGACTGGAAAGAAGGGATCTCCAAAAACCTCTACCAGAGCGTTCAATTCGGTACGCAGACGGTCACTTACGCTCTTCCGTTTCTCTTCAGCATGCAACCGCAGTCGGGACATCCCAACTACGATAAGGCCGACAAGCTTAGCCGGATCGTCTGCTTATTTGACAATGCAGGCGAGGCCTTCCTTCCGGGACAAGATACGACATCCGCGCCCGTAACGCGTCACATGGCCCACTCACGCGCACTGATGTTCGTGTTTGACCCCACACAAGACAGCCGCTTCCGAAAGCTCTGCACTGAAGATAAAGGCTCGGCATCTGCACCATTCGTGGCGCGGCAAGAGCCGATCTTGCAAGAGGCCGCAACTCGTATCCGCCGCTACAGCGGTTTGCGTCAAACCGAGAAGCACAACCGACCGCTGATTGTCGTTTTGACGAAGTCCGATGCCTGGTCTCATCTACTGGAGGAGGACGATCCACCGGAACCATGGCGCGAAGTCAAAACCGGAAATGCGAAGAATGATCGTTCGCAATCAACTTTTCATGCCTTGGACACAAATCTCATCGAACGTCGCTCGCAGGCAGCCCGAAGCCTGATGCTAAAGGTATGCCCAGAAATTGTCACGGCAGCCGAGGGATTTGCGGAAGAAGTCATCTATGTTCCGGCCAGTGCGGTAGGTAGTCGGGCCGAAGTGGATCAGGCGAGTGGTCTCCTTTCGATTCGCCCTGGGGAAACAAAACCCTACTGGGTAACCGTCCCTTATCTCTACGCGCTTTGTCGAACAACTTCCGGCCTTGTCCCTTCCTTGTCACGCAAGAGCTAACTTCTCAGGGAGACGCAGTTGAGTCAGGAACTCCTTTACACCTCTGCCCCCCAAGGCTTGAAGCCTGGTAGCCGTGGATTCTGTACGGTCGTCAGTACACAAGGCATGCCGTCTCCGCTGGCATCCGCGTTGGAATCGATCAGTGGCTATCGTCCTGTTTTTCCTCCTGGGGATCCCAATTCAGATAAGAATCCGGTCGTTTATTCCCACCTGAACATGAGTGCCGCAGGCAAGCGTTACCAAGTTCTCTCGCGGATTGCAGACTACGGACTTGATTACTCTCAACGTGCCAACAAGATCGCCCATCATGTCGTCCTAGAACCTCAGGAACTGGCATCTGGTGGCCCCGCCACGCTACTTGGGCAGAGCGGTTTCATGGAGACTTCCTGGGATGGCAAACCTCGTATCTTGCCCGGCGGCCGAAGCATTCCTAGCCATGATCAACCTCCAGGTATTTGTCACACCTGGCAGAAACTTACCGGGGATGCCGGGTGGGCAGGCGTTCTCGCCGAGTCACTGATCGCCGATTCTGAACGACAGGCCTACCTGATCTTTCAACCGGGCATGGCTGTACTGGCCCTGATGTCCGAGGCCATTGCCCTACTTCCGCATGAACGTCGTTGGGAGGCCAGCTTTAGCACCTACTTCACGAGTTTACCTCCTGGGGTGAACTGTAACTGGCGCTGCGTGCTAGCCGGTTCGTCCGAAGCGAATCAATCGCGACGCTTCGTCCGAGCGCTTCGAATCGATCTGACCCAGCCGGCCGGCAAGGCCGAAGGAAGCGATCTGGTCGAATTAGCCCGAACAGGGAAATCACCGTCACGGCCCGTCTCATCAGCACCACTAACTTTCGCACCGGAATTTCAAGAACCGGAGAACATCGTTTCCTCTCCGGCTCCCAGCAATCGTTCACGCGTGACCCGGGAAATCCCGGATCTACCTCAGATGGAAACGGAAGATGAGTTCAAAACACTCCCGCCAGATCCAGGGCGATCGCGTAAAGGACCGCCATTGCCACCTGGTAGTTCCAGACAGCGAAGCCAGGACGCCAATACCGATCGACGACGTATGTGGCCCGTTATCGTCGGGGCACTCTTGTTTATGGTCGCGGCTGGCTTGCTTGCAACGTTAGTTCCTAATTGGTTTGGTAGTTCAATCGCGGACCAAGATAATTCTCAAGAACCTCAATCCGAAATCGTTCGCTTAGATTTAACAGACGCTGCCACACCTGAACCGACACCTGAACCGACACCTGAACCGACACCTGAACCGACACCTGAACCGACACCTGAACCGACACCTGAACCGACACCTGAACCGACACCTGAACCGACACCTGAACCGACACCTGAACCCACTCAGGTTGCTGCTTCTAAATTGCCAAACGAAAAACAGCAAGAAGTATCTCCGCAGATTGAAGTCTCGTATGTGTCGATACTTCCAATAGATACCTCTAAGTCGCGGACTTTAAGCAAAGTAGCCGAGTGGAAGAAGCATTCTCCTGACCAGATTAAAATCGCTCTTCACTTTCCAGCATCTGAGTTTCGCAATGACATAACCACGAGCACTTCTCCCGGTGCACTCACCGTTGGGGAAGTATTGAAAATCGACAGGAATAAATCCCAGCCAATTGCCAAGTTTTTGATCCAAGGTGATGAACTTCTGGTTTCCTGGATTGCAGATAAGGAATTAGGTAAAGATCTACTGCCTTTCTGCATTCTTGACGTCAAGTCGCCGCAGAGACGCCGCCTATTTTCACTTCGGATCCCTAGCAACTCTTCCCCGAAAGGCGGTGAGTTTACGATAGGGTTTTCTCGGCCAAACATTTTCCCTGAACTCTATGTTAGAAGCTTGACGGTAGGCTTCGGTGAAAAAGAATTTGCATTTCTTCCATCGGCTAAAGAGATTCAAACAACTGAATCGAAGCCTGCCTTATCGTGGTTTAGTTCCGATGGAGTACCTCGCAATATCCTGCAAGCTGGGAGTCGTCCCGGCATAGCAAAAGTCTCCGTGGATGAAACAGCACTTGAAGAAATGCAAGTAGAGTTTCAGAAAGATCTTATTGGTATCGTCAACAAGACTCCGGTCACCAAAGTCGACCGAATAGACCAGAAATTCCAGGAACAAGTTTTGCCGTATTATGAAAAATTAGTCGCCGCATGCGACTTACTTTTCGGAGCAAGGTGGCCAAAGGAAGTTCGCGAAAAAGTCAACGCGGTTCGTTCCTATTTCGAGAAACATAAAGCGGAACTTGGACCTCGCTCCAACGAATTGAATAGGCTCGAAGAGAAAGTTGAGCCATGGAAAATCGTATATCTAAACTCACGTAGCTTTGACGTTTTGCAGGCCGAGGTGTTTTACAAACTTAGCATCGAAGACGGTGAAACAATTCCAATTGATGTCATCCGCTATAAACGCAGTGGCAAGTAATCCATTCGCTATTTTGGGGAGCGGTACCTCGTGGCCGAATATCAACGCGTTATTGACGAAATTCGTTTTCAGTTGCAGTCGAGCGATTGCGAACTGACCGACGAGTTGCGTCAGTTGGCCTCGTCTTACAGTGCGGCCTGTCGCAGTGTGAATCAGCGTCTTCGTCGCTGTGGTGAGTTCTTGCGGTTGGGGCTCCGGTCGGAAGCAATTCAGTTTGCCGAAGCAGAGCCGAATCTTTTGGAGCTAGTCACCCGGCTCGACTTTCCTGAGCGAGAAGCATGGGAAGAACTGGTCACGATGTATCAGCTTCCCCGCATGGAGCCGCTTCTACTCGACATGGCGGAAATGCTGAATGAGGCCTATGCGGACCAGGAACCGTTGACAAAGCTTCTCACCACGCATCGCCTGATGGCACTGGCCAAGTCACCGCTAAAGCAACGTCTCGATGTCGTCCGGAAGTTGGCCGATCTCGATCTTCAGGCATCGTTCTGGGATGACGACGTTCGGGAAATGGAGAAGGCTCGTCTACATGAAATTAAAGTGGAAGCAAATGCTGCTAAATCCAAAGGAGACCATAGTCGGTTGAAGGATCTTCTGGTGGAAGTCCAGGATTCGCAGTGGAGAAACGCACCGCCTCCCAGCTACGTCAAAAGCATTTCCGAGATGGCGGGGGCTGCTAATGAGAACTGGGCACGAAAAGAGCTCGAGCAACTTGAGGCTGAGTTGAATGATGCGTTCGGAGCGTTAGACCTGCCCCGCGCGCAGCAGCTTCGAGATCAATGGGATATGCTGGCCCCTCAGGCCGAACTGGCTCCGGACGATCCCATTTGGGAAAACAGTGGCCCCATCCTCGACTGGATTCGTGACGAAGAAGAACAACTGGCCAAGCAGCAGGCCTATGAGGATGCCGTTGGCTATCTAGAACTGGCCCTTGAAAAAGACCGAATCGATCTTCCTGATCTCGAACGACTTGGCCACGAGGTCAACAAATTCAATAAGGGGTTGCCTGAGCCCCTGGCGACTCGGTATCGAAATCGCATTGCGAGCTTACAGTTTGCCGATACGCGACGACGAAACCTAATTATCGCTGGCGTTGCTCTCGGGATCATTCTGGTGATCGGCTCGATTGGCTTTTTGATTCAACGTCAATTGCGATCGTCCGAAATCATCGCCGTTGCCTCTACGGTCGAACAAATGATCGATAACGGTCAACTTGCGGACGCTCGGGCGATGGTCGACAAGCATTCGGACTTTCCGATTCACGAGTCGTGGCTTGCCGCACAGAAGAAGCTTGGGGACGCTGAGAAGACCGAACAAGATCGTCTGAGCCAAGTCCAAGGCCTGATTGCCTCGGCAGAATCGACGACTTCCCATAACCAGGCCGTGAAATACCTGGAGCAGGCTCGCGAAATTGCTCACACTTCGGAAGAGAAGTTGGCGATTGGCCGGCTGGAAATGGAGTGGGAAGAACATCGCCAGAACGAAGTTGCCGCACGCGAAGAAGCATTTCGCCAACTTGTTGACAAGGCTACCAATAAGCTAGAGCAGTCGGACAGTCTATTGGCAATGGTCGATCCAACCAACCAGGATACGAACAAGGACCTGCAGCAACTTGATCAGTTATTGAAGGAAACGGATCAGGACCTTCAACAACTAAACAGTGCCAAGGGAATGGTTCGCTCTACTTCAAGTTCTCAAGTAAAGCTCCTGGAAACCCGGGCGACAGCGTTGAAAGACGCTCATAAAAAGCTTGAGCAGCAATCGAGTCTATTCGATGAAATGACTCGGCAAGCAGCGATCAGTTCCGAAGCGGCAAACTTCGAACAAGCATTAAGCGGTTACGACGAAGCGTTGAAAAACTATGTCACCTCATTTCCTAATGATCCCCGCTCTAGCGACTTCAAAAAGGTCGCAACCCACGCCAAGACTTGGAGCGGTGCGATGAAATGGCAACAGTTGTGGCATAGTTGGTCGGTGATCCCGCCCAGAGACCTACAAGACGTTGTTGCTCAGATTGCCGAATGTGAAAAATTTCTCGACGATTTTCCCGAAGCGCCTTCAGCATCGGTAGCGAAGTCCTACCTGACCTACTTGAAATCAATCCGAATGCGTGAAGAGTCTTCTGACGGGGATCGATCTGACGGCGCAAAATCTCAAATGGCGGCGTTGTTCGAAAACGCACTGCTCAGCAAGGTCTATCTCCTCGAACTCAAGGATGGAAAAAAATACTATTTGCTCGCTCCTCTGAAGAAGAAGCTGACGAACGCAGCTAGTACCGAAGTTGTTAACTTTCATCCCATCACTGACTATTACAGCGCATTAGGTGGCAACGAATCGAAGGGAACCGGCAAGATTAAGCAGGTTGGTGAAATAAAGACCTTAACAACGAGCCTAGCTCCCCATGCAGTTATCGGCTCACGTGTCAAAGAGACCATTGACAATTGTTCGCTGAACGAATGGGATACCTACTGCCTGGGACTATGTAAGAGAATCCTGAGCGACCCTGAGATTGACGACTTTTTGAAATACTTCTTATTACTTCGCACGGCCGAATTAGCGGGTGAAGGCAACGCACACCTGAAAGAAACTATGGCGTCGGTCATTCGGAAATTCCAGGATGACGAAATTGACCTGGCGGTTAATTGGATGGACCCGGAGAACGAAGCCGCTCAAACGGCCCGTGAGTTGGCAGCAGATGCACTGAAAAGAGTCAATATTCAGGACTTTGAGTCCGCTTGGGATGAGTCCAAGAAGCAGACCGAACAGCTGACCAAACGAGTCCAATGCCCCATTTCAGTCGTTGGCCACCTCGAAAAGGACAAGAAGGGTAGTTGGAAGTGTCTCACTAGCTGGGAGCCCAAGGGAGACTACCAGTTGCAAGTGGTTGTACCAAGTGGCACATCACATACTTGGGCTTCTATTGGATCAGCCCGAGGAAATTCGATCACCTTGAATGGCCAACTTTCCGGGGCTCACGCTATCGAAGGTCAATTGATCTTCGCCATTCCCAAAGCCGCTGCCGACTTGGCATTCGCGAACAGGTAAACACAAGAAGGCGATGAAATGAGTCACGAGAATGGAACTGCGGAACCAACGCAATACTTTGTTCGCGCACGCGGCAAGGTCATGGGACCGTTCAGCCTGGAACGCCTCCAGACGATGCGAAGCCGCGGCCAGTTGAGCCGAATCCATGAGGTGTCTATCGACAAACAGAACTGGCAGACTGCCGCCAATTTTATGTCTTCCGCAATAGCGCCGGCAGACAATAACGCTTCGAATAATCATGAACTGGAGTTGCAGGAGAACGCACCTCAATCTTCAAGTGATTCCAGGCCGCCCGATCCATCTGGCAATAAGGCAGCCTGGTACTACCATGTCGCTGGTGAGATGAATGGCCCCATCAGTATCATGGACCTCAGATCGCTCGTAAGCAGTCATCAACTGACCGCCGACGAACTGGTATGGAAAGAAGGTTTCGCAGATTGGCTCCCGATATCAGAAGTGCCGGAGCTCAAACACCTTACTGCCGGTGCGCAAGCTATCACTGGTTCATCACAGCCAATGATGCAAACGTCACCAGGTGTTTCGGTAAGCCAATCTTCGGCTCAGCACATGCCCCACCCGCGAACAAGTGGTTTGGCAATTACCGGGATCTCTCTTGGGGTACTAGGGCTATCATTCAGCGTCCTCAGCGGGGTGGCGCTCTTGTTAAGTTCCGTCGCGGTTTTACTCCTGGTTGGATTAGCACTGGCATTCGGCTTCTTAAGCATTTTCTCGATCATCTTCAGCGCCGTAGCGCTGAAGGATATCAGCCAATCACGCGGAAGCCTCACCGGCAAGGGCCTTGCAAACGCAGGCTTGACCACTGGAATCTTGGGAACCATTGGTTGGGCAATCTGGTTGTTCTACTTTATCGATATTACCCGCGTCCGTATCTAGACTGAAATCAAGCATGGCCAGTGATACTCGCCCGGTGAATACAGATAGCTTCACCAATTCAACTTCAGAGCTTTCTCCCATTTCTTGGGTACGGTCAGATCCCGAACAGCGTCTGGCGTTCCGCGGCGGACGTTTTACGCGAGTCAATACCTGGTGTGCGTTGTTGTTGGGAGTCATCTTCTCAACTTGCTTCTACACAGCGCTATACCTAATGCACAATTCGTATTTAGCGGTTACGTTTACGCAACGCGGTCCGATTCCGTATTGCATCGCGTTTTTCTTCTTTTGGTCGGTTGCAATTCTAATCTTGAAGTTTTTCAAGTTGCGACTTCAGCGACGCGCGTTGCAAATGGTCGTCGTTCCTGAGAATCCCGAGTTTGTATTATCACCGTTAACGGTCGACGACGTGATCGGTCGAATGTATCAAGTCGTCGATGACCCCAAGCACTTCACTCTACTTAATCGTATTTATGTAGCCTTGGCCAATCTTCGGAATCTGGGTCGTGTAACAGACGTCGATGAGATCCTGGAGACCCAGGCTGGTAGCGATGAATCGGTGATGGAGACGAGTTACTCGCTACTCCAAGGTTTTGTCTGGGCGATACCTGTTCTGGGATTCATTGGTACTGTCCAGGGCTTGTCGGCTGCCATTGGTGGATTTGGGAGTGTGCTTGCCACCACTGAA includes:
- a CDS encoding GAP1-N2 domain-containing protein translates to MSQELLYTSAPQGLKPGSRGFCTVVSTQGMPSPLASALESISGYRPVFPPGDPNSDKNPVVYSHLNMSAAGKRYQVLSRIADYGLDYSQRANKIAHHVVLEPQELASGGPATLLGQSGFMETSWDGKPRILPGGRSIPSHDQPPGICHTWQKLTGDAGWAGVLAESLIADSERQAYLIFQPGMAVLALMSEAIALLPHERRWEASFSTYFTSLPPGVNCNWRCVLAGSSEANQSRRFVRALRIDLTQPAGKAEGSDLVELARTGKSPSRPVSSAPLTFAPEFQEPENIVSSPAPSNRSRVTREIPDLPQMETEDEFKTLPPDPGRSRKGPPLPPGSSRQRSQDANTDRRRMWPVIVGALLFMVAAGLLATLVPNWFGSSIADQDNSQEPQSEIVRLDLTDAATPEPTPEPTPEPTPEPTPEPTPEPTPEPTPEPTPEPTPEPTPEPTQVAASKLPNEKQQEVSPQIEVSYVSILPIDTSKSRTLSKVAEWKKHSPDQIKIALHFPASEFRNDITTSTSPGALTVGEVLKIDRNKSQPIAKFLIQGDELLVSWIADKELGKDLLPFCILDVKSPQRRRLFSLRIPSNSSPKGGEFTIGFSRPNIFPELYVRSLTVGFGEKEFAFLPSAKEIQTTESKPALSWFSSDGVPRNILQAGSRPGIAKVSVDETALEEMQVEFQKDLIGIVNKTPVTKVDRIDQKFQEQVLPYYEKLVAACDLLFGARWPKEVREKVNAVRSYFEKHKAELGPRSNELNRLEEKVEPWKIVYLNSRSFDVLQAEVFYKLSIEDGETIPIDVIRYKRSGK
- a CDS encoding GYF domain-containing protein, whose translation is MSHENGTAEPTQYFVRARGKVMGPFSLERLQTMRSRGQLSRIHEVSIDKQNWQTAANFMSSAIAPADNNASNNHELELQENAPQSSSDSRPPDPSGNKAAWYYHVAGEMNGPISIMDLRSLVSSHQLTADELVWKEGFADWLPISEVPELKHLTAGAQAITGSSQPMMQTSPGVSVSQSSAQHMPHPRTSGLAITGISLGVLGLSFSVLSGVALLLSSVAVLLLVGLALAFGFLSIFSIIFSAVALKDISQSRGSLTGKGLANAGLTTGILGTIGWAIWLFYFIDITRVRI
- a CDS encoding MotA/TolQ/ExbB proton channel family protein, yielding MASDTRPVNTDSFTNSTSELSPISWVRSDPEQRLAFRGGRFTRVNTWCALLLGVIFSTCFYTALYLMHNSYLAVTFTQRGPIPYCIAFFFFWSVAILILKFFKLRLQRRALQMVVVPENPEFVLSPLTVDDVIGRMYQVVDDPKHFTLLNRIYVALANLRNLGRVTDVDEILETQAGSDESVMETSYSLLQGFVWAIPVLGFIGTVQGLSAAIGGFGSVLATTEELNQVKDALKDVTGGLSVAFETTMQGLVAALIVQLLLTAIKKSEEEFLDSCSEYCVRNVVSRLRLMPYESREES